In a single window of the Limnochorda sp. L945t genome:
- a CDS encoding M24 family metallopeptidase, whose amino-acid sequence MRDETEATALRRREVETKQRRIEEMLQSLKLDGVILTRRANFAWMTAGGDNHVGLATEIGNASLLVEPGRWTLIATNIETPRVAREELEGVAPRGNLDVEAVPWHLGVEPAIERLVHGRRIASDTGIAGTPNVQAALAGLRFPLTAEEVQRLRRVGALSRDALEQVLATEVAPGMTELEVAGRMTRALWERGLEGTVVLVAADDRIRQYRHPIPTGRAVERYLMGVICARQGGLIAALTRLVHFGRIPGDLRARHEAVCHVDAALMDATRPGARVADILLAGQEAYRRHGYPDEWKLHHQGGAIAYAEREYLATPQSVQVVKAPGAFAWNPSITGTKSEDTILVGAADGPDPGRVEIITAHGPSWPGVEVEAGGRRWVRPGILELAMPGTTR is encoded by the coding sequence GTGAGGGACGAGACGGAGGCAACGGCACTGCGGCGCCGGGAAGTGGAGACCAAGCAGCGGCGGATCGAGGAGATGCTCCAGTCGCTCAAGCTCGACGGCGTGATCCTGACCCGGCGGGCCAACTTCGCGTGGATGACGGCCGGAGGCGACAACCACGTGGGGCTGGCCACGGAGATCGGTAATGCGTCGCTCCTGGTCGAGCCGGGGCGATGGACGCTCATTGCCACCAACATCGAAACTCCCCGGGTCGCCCGGGAAGAGCTGGAGGGCGTCGCTCCACGGGGCAACCTGGACGTGGAGGCGGTGCCCTGGCACCTGGGGGTCGAGCCGGCCATCGAACGGCTGGTGCACGGCCGGCGCATCGCCTCCGACACCGGAATCGCCGGCACGCCCAACGTGCAGGCCGCCCTGGCGGGGTTGCGCTTCCCGCTCACGGCGGAGGAAGTCCAGCGGCTGCGCCGGGTCGGGGCGCTGTCTCGCGACGCGCTCGAACAGGTGCTGGCCACCGAGGTGGCTCCGGGCATGACCGAGCTGGAGGTGGCGGGGCGCATGACCCGGGCCTTGTGGGAGCGGGGCCTGGAGGGGACCGTGGTGCTGGTCGCCGCCGACGACCGTATTCGCCAGTACCGCCATCCCATTCCCACAGGGCGGGCGGTGGAGCGGTATCTCATGGGGGTCATCTGCGCCCGGCAAGGCGGGCTCATCGCCGCGCTGACGCGCCTCGTGCACTTCGGCAGGATCCCGGGGGATCTGCGGGCCCGGCACGAGGCCGTCTGCCACGTGGACGCCGCCCTCATGGACGCGACCCGGCCGGGCGCGCGGGTGGCCGACATCCTGCTGGCAGGCCAGGAAGCTTACCGGCGCCACGGTTACCCGGACGAGTGGAAGCTCCACCACCAAGGGGGGGCCATCGCCTACGCGGAGCGCGAGTACCTGGCCACGCCCCAGAGCGTGCAGGTCGTCAAGGCGCCCGGCGCCTTTGCCTGGAACCCCAGCATCACCGGCACCAAGTCGGAGGACACCATCCTCGTGGGCGCCGCCGATGGGCCGGATCCGGGCCGGGTGGAGATCATCACGGCCCACGGGCCCTCGTGGCCGGGCGTCGAGGTGGAAGCCGGGGGCAGGCGGTGGGTCCGTCCCGGTATCCTGGAGCTTGCCATGCCGGGCACGACTCGGTAA
- a CDS encoding FmdB family zinc ribbon protein: protein MIYEYRCKQCSKRFDVHATLAEKEAGLSPVCPSCGSTDVARLFGNIMVLRSSRGGDGDAGSGDDGGLGDGGGPGSDRGPGGDDFGGDFDGPEDLDGGDDFDEL from the coding sequence GTGATCTACGAGTACCGCTGCAAGCAGTGCTCGAAGCGGTTCGACGTGCACGCCACGCTGGCGGAGAAGGAGGCGGGCCTCTCTCCGGTTTGCCCGTCCTGCGGAAGCACCGACGTGGCCCGGCTCTTCGGCAACATTATGGTCCTGCGCTCGTCCCGGGGCGGAGACGGGGATGCCGGCTCCGGCGACGACGGCGGCCTGGGAGACGGCGGGGGCCCGGGCTCCGACCGGGGCCCGGGCGGGGACGACTTCGGGGGCGACTTCGACGGTCCCGAGGATCTGGACGGCGGGGACGATTTCGATGAGCTGTAG
- a CDS encoding class II aldolase/adducin family protein, whose protein sequence is MNFAIVGERSSAVQQWLADGLRAELERRGNVYEETPSRDVRLVLNFTDMEHPRPYRRRARATFVCSVVVGQEPPKDVLRAGYPVLIRSLSNLLLYAVPQDGKVDTHFVTLEQGYYTVPFDADERSYFARLYERLHPLASSNLVIDNVFEPDLPPELWEGDAAVDQIRRTSRRLGELDLLPAPFPIQEILPPEDFRHVQHLYGIGGLSYGNISARRDRHSFWMSASGVNKYKLEKVGQDILLVKGYDAEKNAIVLSVPPNVTPRRVSVDAIEHWMIYTEHPQVGAILHVHAWMDGIKSTLVNFPCGTLELAQSVANLVREAPDPGRAVIGLRNHGLTITGPDLDEIFERIDGRLIRQVPMM, encoded by the coding sequence ATGAACTTCGCCATCGTGGGAGAGCGCTCGTCGGCGGTCCAGCAGTGGCTCGCGGACGGCTTGCGGGCTGAGCTCGAGCGGCGCGGCAACGTCTACGAGGAGACCCCCAGCCGGGACGTCCGGTTGGTGCTCAACTTCACGGACATGGAACATCCCAGGCCGTACCGGCGCCGGGCCCGGGCCACGTTCGTCTGCTCCGTGGTGGTGGGCCAGGAGCCTCCCAAAGACGTGCTGCGCGCCGGATACCCGGTGCTCATCCGGTCCCTCTCCAACCTGCTGCTGTACGCCGTACCCCAGGACGGCAAGGTCGACACGCACTTCGTGACCCTCGAGCAGGGATACTACACGGTGCCCTTCGACGCCGACGAGCGATCCTACTTCGCCCGGCTCTACGAGCGCCTCCATCCGCTGGCGTCGTCCAACCTGGTCATCGACAACGTCTTCGAGCCGGACCTCCCACCCGAGCTGTGGGAGGGGGACGCCGCGGTCGATCAGATCCGCCGGACGAGCCGGCGGCTCGGCGAGCTCGACCTCTTGCCCGCGCCCTTCCCGATTCAGGAGATCCTGCCGCCGGAGGACTTCCGGCACGTCCAGCACCTGTACGGCATCGGCGGCCTCAGCTACGGCAACATCAGCGCCCGCCGGGACCGGCACAGCTTCTGGATGAGCGCAAGCGGGGTCAACAAGTACAAGCTGGAGAAAGTCGGGCAGGACATCCTCCTGGTCAAGGGGTACGACGCCGAGAAGAACGCGATCGTCCTGAGCGTCCCGCCCAACGTCACCCCGCGCCGGGTTTCGGTGGACGCCATCGAGCACTGGATGATCTACACGGAGCACCCCCAGGTGGGCGCGATCCTGCACGTCCACGCCTGGATGGACGGGATCAAGTCGACCCTCGTCAACTTCCCCTGCGGCACCCTGGAGCTGGCCCAGTCGGTGGCCAATCTGGTGAGAGAAGCCCCCGACCCGGGGAGGGCGGTCATCGGGCTTCGCAACCACGGGCTGACCATCACGGGTCCGGATCTCGACGAGATCTTCGAACGGATCGACGGGCGCCTCATCCGGCAGGTGCCGATGATGTGA
- a CDS encoding DUF512 domain-containing protein, with protein MPVRRNPKAALKPGAIVSEVRAGSLADEAGIRPGDQIVAINGVPASDLVQLHYAAAQDRVDLEVRRPDGETWVVEIEKDEDEDLGLRFSDPLFDRIITCVNRCIFCFVHQSPKGMRRTLYIMDDDLRLSFLDGNFVTLTNWTESDWQRVLEQHLSPLYVSVHSTEDDLRAFLMGTDAARGILAQLRRLAAAGIQVHTQLVLCPGINDGEHLDRSIADLAALYPHVRSIAVVPVGLTRFRQRLHPLRPYRAPEAAAVLRQVHAWQRRLLQDLGTRLVFPADEWYSLAGRWVPPREAYEDFPQLSNGIGLVRRLLDEFYAAEAGAVRRQRGSAGRLPGGRRVLWVTGTSARPFLEALARRLERRHPGLEVRVHPVVNQFYGPTVTVAGLLTGADIRASLERLPDLGRFDAVYVPNVALKADEPVFLDDMPLQDLREGLPAPVEAIDADGQALWSATAGATLTSSAPAG; from the coding sequence GTGCCGGTCAGGCGTAACCCGAAAGCCGCCCTCAAGCCGGGGGCCATCGTGTCGGAGGTGCGGGCCGGGTCGCTGGCCGACGAGGCCGGCATCCGGCCCGGCGACCAGATCGTGGCGATCAACGGCGTGCCGGCCAGCGACCTGGTGCAGCTGCACTACGCTGCGGCACAGGACAGGGTGGATTTGGAGGTGCGCCGGCCGGACGGCGAGACGTGGGTCGTGGAGATCGAGAAGGACGAAGACGAGGACCTGGGCCTTCGCTTCTCCGATCCCCTCTTCGACCGGATCATCACCTGCGTCAACCGGTGCATCTTCTGCTTCGTCCACCAGTCGCCCAAGGGCATGCGCCGCACGTTGTACATCATGGACGACGATCTACGGCTCTCCTTCCTGGACGGCAACTTCGTCACCCTCACCAACTGGACGGAGTCCGACTGGCAGCGCGTGCTGGAGCAGCACCTGTCGCCGCTTTACGTGTCGGTTCACTCCACCGAGGACGACCTGCGCGCGTTTCTCATGGGCACCGACGCGGCCCGGGGGATCCTGGCGCAGCTGCGGCGCCTGGCGGCCGCCGGCATCCAGGTCCACACGCAGCTCGTGCTGTGTCCCGGCATCAACGACGGGGAGCACCTGGATCGGAGCATCGCCGACCTGGCGGCGCTCTACCCCCACGTGCGGTCGATCGCCGTGGTGCCGGTCGGGCTGACCCGCTTCCGCCAGCGGCTGCACCCGTTACGCCCGTACCGGGCACCGGAGGCGGCGGCCGTCTTGCGCCAGGTACACGCCTGGCAGCGGCGGCTGCTGCAGGACCTGGGCACCCGGTTGGTCTTCCCCGCCGACGAGTGGTACTCCCTGGCCGGCCGGTGGGTACCGCCCCGGGAGGCGTACGAGGACTTCCCGCAGCTTTCCAACGGGATTGGCCTCGTTCGCCGGCTGCTCGACGAGTTCTACGCGGCCGAGGCCGGCGCCGTCCGCCGGCAGCGTGGGAGCGCCGGGAGGCTGCCCGGGGGCCGGCGGGTTCTGTGGGTGACCGGGACGTCGGCCCGGCCGTTCCTGGAGGCGCTCGCCCGCCGGCTGGAGCGGCGGCATCCCGGGCTCGAGGTGCGGGTGCACCCGGTGGTCAACCAGTTCTACGGACCGACCGTCACCGTCGCGGGCCTGTTGACCGGCGCCGACATCCGGGCCTCCCTGGAGCGCCTGCCCGACCTCGGTCGCTTCGATGCCGTCTACGTCCCCAACGTCGCGCTCAAGGCCGACGAGCCCGTCTTCCTGGACGACATGCCCCTTCAAGACTTGCGAGAAGGCCTGCCCGCGCCCGTCGAGGCGATCGACGCGGACGGGCAGGCCCTTTGGTCGGCCACCGCAGGGGCAACCCTCACATCATCGGCACCTGCCGGATGA
- a CDS encoding glycoside hydrolase family 31 protein — MPDVAKRANPGPFTPLPPGDGRSLLLEDPEGRRLEVAAWAPDLIRVRYVPPEKPPETLAWALARPESEWPADFPVRLEASPDGWTLSTPQLAVRVRRANGALAIDAQGHPEPIAADDPDLPVREGKPHLELFKQLSPSSMCLGLGEKTGWMDRRGRILQMWNTDVTPHLPTTDPLYQSIPFLVVYDRGRAWGLFVHNTYRTRFDLGATRPDRLGIHLDGGQLDYFVMAGPGLEQVVARFTELTGRMPLPPRWSLGFQQSRWGYQTADEVLQVARELRNRRIPCDVIYLDIDHMREYRVFTWDPVRFADPEGMMAKLRAQGLRVVTIVDPGIKIDPEYPVYSEALERQYYVRKKDGKPFEGVVWPGPTIFPDFLRQEVRRWWSQWHRELIGRGVSGIWNDMNEPANFRHPLPAGTLDLDAVHGPDLERPAEEQRPLLHAEAHNLYGLLMSKAAYEAQLALRPGVRPFVLSRAGFAGIQRYAAVWTGDNSSWWEHLAMMVPELLNMGLSGIAWAGADVGGFADHATAELVARWTQAGAFTPFFRNHAAIDARPQEVWRFGEEIERVCRDAIEWRYRLVPYLYTLFWEAASRGTPVMRPLLWHHPGDAEAERVQDQWLLGPHLLVAPVITPGARRRMVYLPAGEWVHLRQPVRITGPAYALVEAPLDQIPVFVAAGAPVPLAPLAQHTGELRQDDRVSLLLMAPAGDHGAFAWTWLYEDDGESLDYQQGAYARRRFDAEWSGSRAEGRLRLLLKAGPREGAWRPGRPYFEVVVQRPPGACRSVRWQGQPVPRSGQALAPAFQDEASSGPAPGTAVGPLPVWDERAGSELVVRLPETAEPGVLEAEWDRAGQA; from the coding sequence ATGCCAGACGTGGCGAAGCGAGCAAACCCCGGCCCGTTCACTCCGTTGCCTCCCGGAGACGGCCGGAGCCTGCTCCTCGAAGACCCCGAGGGCCGCAGGCTCGAAGTGGCAGCCTGGGCGCCGGACCTGATCCGGGTGCGCTACGTTCCGCCGGAGAAGCCCCCCGAGACCCTCGCGTGGGCGCTGGCCCGCCCGGAGAGCGAGTGGCCCGCGGACTTCCCCGTCCGCCTCGAAGCTTCCCCCGACGGGTGGACGCTCAGCACTCCGCAGCTGGCGGTAAGGGTCCGGCGGGCCAACGGAGCGCTCGCCATCGACGCTCAGGGCCATCCCGAGCCCATCGCTGCCGACGACCCCGACCTGCCGGTCCGGGAGGGCAAGCCGCACCTCGAGCTCTTCAAGCAGCTGAGCCCGTCCTCCATGTGCCTCGGGCTGGGGGAGAAGACCGGGTGGATGGATCGGCGCGGCCGCATCCTCCAGATGTGGAACACGGACGTCACCCCCCACCTTCCCACCACCGACCCCCTGTATCAGTCCATCCCCTTCCTGGTCGTCTACGACCGTGGCCGCGCCTGGGGTTTGTTCGTCCACAACACCTACCGGACGCGCTTCGATCTGGGCGCTACCCGCCCGGACCGGCTGGGGATCCACCTCGACGGCGGACAGCTCGATTACTTCGTGATGGCCGGCCCGGGGCTGGAGCAGGTCGTGGCCCGCTTCACGGAGCTCACGGGCCGTATGCCGCTCCCGCCGCGGTGGAGCCTGGGCTTCCAGCAGAGCCGCTGGGGTTACCAGACGGCGGACGAGGTGCTGCAGGTCGCCCGGGAGCTCCGCAACCGGCGCATCCCTTGCGACGTGATCTACCTGGACATCGACCACATGCGGGAGTACCGGGTCTTCACCTGGGATCCCGTGCGCTTCGCCGACCCCGAGGGCATGATGGCGAAGCTGCGGGCGCAGGGCTTGCGCGTCGTGACCATCGTGGACCCCGGGATCAAGATCGATCCCGAGTACCCGGTCTACTCCGAGGCTTTGGAGCGGCAGTACTACGTCCGCAAGAAAGACGGCAAGCCCTTCGAGGGCGTGGTCTGGCCCGGCCCCACCATTTTCCCCGACTTCCTGCGCCAGGAGGTGCGCAGGTGGTGGTCACAGTGGCACCGGGAGCTCATCGGGCGCGGGGTGAGCGGGATCTGGAATGACATGAACGAGCCGGCCAACTTCCGCCACCCCCTCCCCGCAGGCACGCTGGACCTCGATGCGGTGCACGGCCCCGACCTGGAGCGCCCTGCCGAAGAGCAGCGGCCGCTCCTCCACGCCGAGGCGCACAACCTGTACGGCCTGTTGATGAGCAAGGCGGCGTACGAGGCGCAGCTCGCCCTGCGGCCCGGGGTACGGCCCTTCGTGTTGAGCCGCGCCGGCTTCGCCGGCATCCAGCGCTACGCGGCCGTCTGGACCGGCGACAACTCGAGCTGGTGGGAACATCTGGCCATGATGGTGCCGGAGCTGCTCAACATGGGCCTCTCGGGCATCGCCTGGGCGGGCGCCGACGTCGGCGGGTTCGCCGATCATGCGACGGCCGAACTCGTAGCCCGCTGGACCCAGGCCGGAGCGTTCACCCCGTTTTTCCGCAACCACGCGGCCATCGACGCGCGCCCGCAAGAGGTGTGGCGGTTCGGCGAGGAGATCGAGCGCGTCTGCCGCGACGCGATCGAATGGCGCTACCGGCTGGTGCCCTACCTGTACACCCTGTTCTGGGAGGCGGCCTCCCGGGGCACGCCCGTGATGCGGCCGCTCTTGTGGCACCATCCCGGCGACGCCGAGGCCGAAAGGGTCCAGGATCAGTGGCTGTTGGGCCCGCACCTGCTCGTGGCGCCGGTCATCACGCCCGGAGCACGGCGGCGGATGGTCTACCTGCCCGCCGGGGAGTGGGTCCACCTCCGCCAGCCGGTCCGCATCACCGGTCCGGCGTACGCGCTGGTGGAGGCGCCCCTCGACCAGATCCCCGTCTTCGTGGCGGCTGGCGCGCCGGTGCCCCTGGCGCCGCTTGCCCAGCACACCGGCGAGCTGCGCCAGGACGACCGGGTGAGCCTCCTGCTGATGGCGCCCGCGGGGGATCATGGCGCGTTCGCCTGGACGTGGCTGTACGAGGACGACGGGGAGAGCCTCGACTACCAGCAGGGAGCGTACGCGCGCCGGCGCTTCGACGCCGAGTGGTCCGGATCCAGGGCCGAAGGGCGCCTCCGGCTCCTGCTGAAAGCCGGCCCTCGGGAAGGCGCCTGGCGACCTGGTCGCCCTTACTTCGAGGTCGTGGTACAGCGGCCGCCGGGAGCCTGCCGCTCGGTGCGCTGGCAGGGGCAGCCGGTACCCCGATCCGGGCAGGCGCTGGCCCCAGCCTTCCAAGACGAGGCGAGCTCCGGGCCGGCTCCCGGGACGGCGGTCGGCCCCCTCCCGGTCTGGGACGAGCGGGCCGGGAGCGAGCTGGTCGTCCGGCTGCCCGAGACGGCCGAGCCGGGCGTGCTCGAAGCGGAGTGGGATCGTGCCGGTCAGGCGTAA
- a CDS encoding sulfite exporter TauE/SafE family protein encodes MGFDPLSFLTVFGLSIAAGFIGSLLGLGGGIIVTPVLTTGLGYNIRHVIGASLVSVIATSSGAAAAYVKDRLTNLRIAMFLEMATTLGAIGGAYVSGLLPVRALYVLFGVLLVYSAYGMFQRRHVEGAGRVPESAWARRLRLEGRYHDETSGKTIEYRAGRLGGGFAVMLGAGGLSGVLGIGSGVFKVLGMDMVMGLPIKVSTATSNFMIGVTAAAGAGVHFARGNVHPGIAAPVALGVLVGAWAGSKLLPRLPGRFLRYAFVPLLVYMGLEMIWKGVVP; translated from the coding sequence TTGGGCTTCGACCCCCTCTCCTTCCTGACCGTTTTCGGCCTTTCCATCGCGGCCGGTTTCATCGGATCGCTCCTGGGCCTGGGCGGCGGGATCATCGTGACGCCCGTGCTCACCACCGGCCTGGGTTACAACATCCGCCACGTCATCGGGGCGTCGCTCGTCTCCGTCATCGCCACGTCCAGCGGGGCGGCGGCCGCCTACGTCAAGGACCGGCTCACCAACCTGCGCATCGCGATGTTTCTGGAGATGGCAACGACCCTCGGAGCCATCGGCGGCGCATACGTCTCGGGACTCTTGCCGGTCCGGGCCCTTTACGTGCTGTTCGGGGTGTTGTTGGTGTACTCGGCCTACGGGATGTTCCAGCGGCGCCACGTCGAGGGGGCCGGCAGGGTGCCCGAGAGTGCCTGGGCGCGGCGGCTGCGGCTGGAGGGTCGCTATCACGACGAGACCTCGGGCAAGACCATCGAGTACCGGGCGGGGCGCCTGGGCGGCGGCTTCGCGGTCATGCTGGGGGCCGGCGGCCTTTCCGGGGTCCTGGGCATCGGCTCGGGGGTCTTCAAGGTGCTGGGGATGGACATGGTCATGGGGCTGCCCATCAAGGTCTCGACGGCCACGAGCAACTTCATGATCGGCGTGACCGCGGCCGCAGGGGCCGGGGTGCACTTCGCGCGGGGCAACGTGCATCCGGGCATCGCGGCGCCCGTGGCGCTCGGCGTGCTGGTCGGCGCCTGGGCGGGCAGCAAGCTGTTGCCCCGGTTGCCCGGGCGTTTCCTGCGCTACGCCTTCGTGCCCCTGCTCGTCTACATGGGTCTGGAGATGATCTGGAAAGGGGTCGTCCCGTGA
- a CDS encoding DUF1634 domain-containing protein, translating into MRAGGSEAASRAGGRPVARVERALWDMETVISRILQLGVLVSAAVIAAGVAVWAITDTGGYPDGRFPTTPAGVLAGVAHLRALAIIQLGLVLLVLTPVFRVGASVLVFARERDRTFTVITSVVFALLLMSLLLGVME; encoded by the coding sequence GTGAGAGCCGGAGGGAGCGAAGCGGCGAGCCGGGCCGGCGGCCGCCCGGTGGCCCGGGTCGAGCGGGCGTTATGGGACATGGAGACCGTCATCAGCCGCATCCTTCAGCTGGGAGTGCTGGTGAGCGCGGCCGTGATCGCGGCCGGTGTGGCGGTATGGGCCATCACCGACACCGGCGGGTACCCCGACGGGCGGTTTCCCACGACCCCTGCCGGCGTCCTGGCAGGGGTGGCTCACCTCAGGGCCCTCGCCATCATCCAGCTCGGCCTGGTGCTCCTGGTGCTCACCCCCGTTTTCCGGGTGGGGGCGTCGGTCCTGGTCTTCGCCCGCGAGCGTGACCGTACGTTTACCGTGATCACCAGCGTGGTGTTCGCGCTCTTGCTCATGAGCCTGCTGTTGGGCGTCATGGAGTGA
- a CDS encoding GntR family transcriptional regulator codes for MEPVVRGAALPLYHQLHQALRRRITEGEWKPGFRLPGERELMRLFGVSRTTVRQALDALEADGLIERRHGQGTFVASQPVLAHLAVLRGFTEELREQGLPFEVRVLQAGCVPAPPEAARALGIEPGEEVVQISRVVWLGGEPLFTDDSFLLPAQGRLVASAEPDLTIYSALESIGYPVASGEQTVEAAPAGAAEADRLRVRRGRPVLLIRRVARLVDGTPVEFRRVAYRGDRYRYRITLVRTARTERGSVPRG; via the coding sequence ATGGAGCCGGTCGTCCGCGGAGCGGCGCTGCCGCTTTACCACCAGTTGCATCAAGCGCTGCGCCGGCGCATTACGGAAGGCGAGTGGAAACCCGGCTTCAGGCTGCCGGGCGAACGGGAGCTCATGCGGCTGTTCGGGGTGAGCCGCACGACGGTGCGCCAGGCGCTGGACGCGCTCGAGGCGGATGGATTGATCGAGCGCCGCCACGGTCAGGGCACCTTCGTGGCCTCTCAGCCGGTCCTGGCGCATCTGGCAGTGTTGCGGGGGTTCACGGAGGAGCTGCGGGAGCAGGGGCTCCCGTTCGAGGTGCGGGTGCTCCAGGCGGGTTGCGTGCCGGCGCCGCCAGAGGCGGCGCGGGCGCTCGGGATCGAGCCGGGCGAGGAGGTCGTGCAGATCAGCAGGGTCGTGTGGCTGGGAGGGGAGCCGCTGTTCACCGACGACAGCTTCCTCCTGCCCGCCCAGGGCCGGCTGGTGGCCTCCGCCGAACCGGACCTCACCATCTACTCGGCACTGGAGTCCATCGGGTATCCGGTGGCGAGCGGGGAGCAGACCGTCGAGGCGGCGCCGGCCGGCGCCGCCGAGGCCGACCGGCTGCGGGTGCGAAGAGGCCGGCCGGTGCTCCTCATCCGTCGGGTGGCCCGCCTGGTGGATGGGACGCCCGTGGAGTTCAGGCGGGTCGCCTACCGGGGCGATCGCTACCGCTACCGGATTACCCTGGTTCGTACAGCTCGTACAGAGCGTGGATCAGTTCCTCGTGGCTGA
- a CDS encoding glycoside hydrolase family 15 protein: MTAFPAPAPAPSPAEDPADAGVVGNGQTVAIIARTGAVTWWCLPRVDGHPVLARALDPSRGGMLDVTPASPRSLSSRLAGARQAYYDGSTVLVTRWKAGGGAVAAVDFMPWGKPALVREVWASAPSPLESLVLRLTVTRAAVAGRWAAAGGDPAALLTEDSPEAAMAFALAPGSTSAPPQASWEPGTGTLEIRWKPAGSWDPGRPAPPHPLLDGLRPVARLAVGYGRTVDQARSAAAALSRLSPEEGVCESREWLSRAVVPQGMSPGHLAAFRRSLLTLRLLTYPETGAIVAAPTASWPATPGGSDNWDYRFTWLRDGAWTAWALDRAGFHREARAFYRFAARLQAADGHWSQPLYAVDGRLPVEFDAPELSGPGGERPVRFGNAAAHQLQLDNEGNVLWGVQAHVELTGDQQLLWETWDMVKRAALWVEAHWRMPESGIWELREFTGHWVHGTSMAAVALASAARLARRAGTGEEAARRWEGLAREIARQALDHAWSARRGALMRLFTPQGPDESQVLDISVLTPLLWHLADARDPRLVATIEAMHRSPAEGGLTVRAPSAARGGEGLLRFGDGALPFYMAGFWMVRALHRMGRDRQAVALLDRLLEGANPLGLMGEHHDPATGRQWGNFPQAFSHEELIHALYELYEPG, encoded by the coding sequence GTGACAGCCTTTCCAGCGCCAGCCCCCGCGCCGAGCCCCGCCGAGGACCCGGCGGACGCCGGGGTGGTGGGCAACGGCCAAACGGTCGCGATCATCGCTCGCACCGGCGCCGTGACCTGGTGGTGCCTGCCGAGGGTGGACGGCCACCCGGTGCTGGCGCGAGCCCTCGATCCCTCCCGCGGCGGGATGCTCGACGTTACCCCTGCGTCGCCCCGCTCTCTTTCTTCCCGCCTGGCCGGAGCGCGCCAGGCGTACTACGACGGCAGTACGGTCCTCGTCACCCGGTGGAAGGCGGGAGGCGGCGCCGTTGCCGCGGTGGACTTCATGCCCTGGGGCAAGCCTGCCCTGGTTCGGGAGGTGTGGGCCTCCGCCCCTTCGCCCCTCGAGTCCCTGGTGTTGCGCCTCACCGTCACCCGTGCCGCCGTGGCCGGCCGCTGGGCGGCGGCCGGCGGGGATCCCGCGGCGCTGCTCACCGAAGACTCCCCTGAAGCGGCCATGGCCTTCGCCCTGGCGCCCGGGAGCACGAGCGCCCCCCCGCAGGCGTCGTGGGAGCCCGGCACCGGCACGCTCGAGATCCGGTGGAAACCGGCCGGCTCCTGGGATCCCGGCCGACCCGCTCCTCCTCATCCGCTCCTCGACGGCCTGCGGCCGGTCGCGCGCCTCGCCGTCGGCTACGGGCGCACCGTCGACCAGGCGCGCTCCGCTGCTGCTGCCCTGAGCCGCCTGTCGCCCGAGGAGGGCGTTTGTGAGTCCCGGGAGTGGCTGAGTCGCGCCGTGGTCCCGCAGGGCATGAGCCCCGGGCACCTCGCGGCCTTCCGGCGCTCCTTGCTCACGCTGCGCCTGCTCACCTACCCCGAGACAGGTGCCATCGTGGCGGCTCCCACCGCCTCGTGGCCCGCCACGCCGGGCGGTTCGGACAACTGGGACTACCGGTTCACCTGGCTGCGAGACGGGGCGTGGACGGCCTGGGCGCTGGACCGGGCGGGGTTCCACCGGGAGGCCCGCGCCTTCTACCGGTTCGCGGCGCGCCTCCAGGCGGCCGACGGTCACTGGTCCCAGCCCCTCTATGCGGTGGACGGGCGGCTTCCGGTGGAGTTCGACGCGCCGGAGCTGAGCGGGCCCGGAGGCGAGCGTCCCGTTCGCTTCGGCAACGCCGCTGCCCACCAATTGCAGCTCGACAACGAGGGCAACGTCTTGTGGGGCGTGCAGGCCCACGTGGAGCTCACGGGCGACCAACAGCTGCTGTGGGAGACGTGGGACATGGTCAAGCGGGCGGCCCTGTGGGTCGAAGCGCACTGGCGCATGCCCGAGAGCGGCATCTGGGAGCTGCGGGAGTTCACCGGCCACTGGGTGCACGGGACGTCCATGGCCGCCGTGGCCCTGGCCAGCGCCGCGCGGTTGGCCCGAAGAGCGGGCACGGGAGAAGAGGCGGCCCGGCGGTGGGAAGGGCTGGCCCGGGAGATCGCCCGCCAGGCGCTAGACCATGCGTGGTCGGCCCGTCGCGGGGCGCTGATGCGGTTGTTCACCCCGCAAGGCCCCGACGAGTCTCAGGTGCTCGACATCTCGGTGCTGACGCCCCTTCTGTGGCACCTCGCCGACGCCCGAGATCCTCGCCTCGTCGCCACCATCGAGGCGATGCACCGTTCCCCGGCGGAGGGGGGCCTCACCGTGCGGGCGCCTTCGGCCGCCCGGGGCGGAGAAGGGCTGCTGCGGTTCGGGGACGGCGCCCTGCCGTTTTACATGGCTGGCTTCTGGATGGTGCGGGCCCTGCACCGGATGGGCCGGGACAGGCAGGCCGTGGCGCTCCTCGATCGCCTGTTGGAAGGGGCCAACCCCCTGGGGCTCATGGGCGAGCACCACGATCCGGCGACCGGGCGGCAGTGGGGCAACTTCCCCCAGGCCTTCAGCCACGAGGAACTGATCCACGCTCTGTACGAGCTGTACGAACCAGGGTAA